One Kineococcus aurantiacus genomic window carries:
- the pheS gene encoding phenylalanine--tRNA ligase subunit alpha, translated as MSDLPDAPDGAVDEASVQAALDAALAAVAAASDLEELKSARLAHAGDRSALALANRAIGTLPGPEKAAAGKRVGQARGRLNAAIAARTEVLEAEHVERVLREEVVDVTLPVARPDRGARHPLPLLMERVADVFTAMGWEVAEGPEVEAEWFNFDALNFDVDHPARQMQDTFFVADAEGGAGSGLVLRTHTSPVQARSLLTRGVPLYVVCPGKVFRTDELDATHTPVFHQLEGIAIDEGLTMAHLKGTLDHFARAMFGDAVETRWRPAFFPFTEPSAELDLRFSLGRDAERGWIEWGGCGMVNPNVLRACGIDPDRYQGFAFGMGIERTLMFRNGVTDMRDMVEGDVRFSRAFGVEDLSASGVATVAPAVAAGEGDL; from the coding sequence ATGTCCGACCTGCCCGACGCCCCCGACGGCGCCGTCGACGAGGCCAGCGTCCAGGCGGCTCTCGACGCCGCCCTGGCGGCCGTGGCCGCCGCCTCCGACCTGGAGGAGCTGAAGAGCGCCCGCCTGGCGCACGCGGGGGACCGCAGCGCCCTGGCCCTGGCCAACCGGGCCATCGGCACCCTGCCCGGTCCGGAGAAGGCGGCCGCGGGCAAGCGCGTCGGGCAGGCCCGCGGGCGGCTCAATGCCGCCATCGCCGCCCGCACGGAGGTCCTGGAGGCCGAGCACGTCGAACGCGTCCTGCGCGAGGAGGTCGTCGACGTCACGCTGCCGGTGGCCCGCCCCGACCGCGGCGCGCGCCACCCGCTGCCGCTGCTCATGGAGCGCGTGGCCGACGTGTTCACCGCGATGGGCTGGGAGGTCGCCGAGGGCCCCGAGGTCGAGGCGGAGTGGTTCAACTTCGACGCGCTGAACTTCGACGTCGACCACCCGGCGCGGCAGATGCAGGACACCTTCTTCGTCGCCGACGCCGAGGGCGGTGCCGGGTCCGGGCTGGTGCTGCGCACCCACACCTCCCCGGTGCAGGCGCGCTCGCTGCTCACGCGCGGGGTCCCCCTGTACGTGGTCTGCCCCGGCAAGGTCTTCCGCACCGACGAGCTGGACGCCACTCACACCCCGGTCTTCCACCAGCTGGAGGGCATCGCGATCGACGAGGGCCTGACGATGGCCCACCTCAAGGGCACCCTGGACCACTTCGCGCGCGCCATGTTCGGCGACGCCGTCGAGACCCGCTGGCGCCCGGCGTTCTTCCCGTTCACCGAGCCCAGCGCCGAGCTGGACCTGCGCTTCTCGCTGGGCCGCGACGCCGAGCGCGGCTGGATCGAGTGGGGCGGCTGCGGCATGGTCAACCCGAACGTGCTGCGCGCCTGCGGGATCGACCCGGACCGCTACCAGGGGTTCGCGTTCGGGATGGGGATCGAGCGGACGCTGATGTTCCGCAACGGGGTGACGGACATGCGCGACATGGTGGAGGGTGACGTGCGGTTCAGCCGGGCGTTCGGCGTGGAGGACCTGTCGGCCTCCGGGGTGGCGACCGTCGCCCCGGCCGTCGCGGCGGGGGAGGGGGACCTCTGA
- a CDS encoding ATP-binding protein, which yields MPEARGSAEAASSAVPVVLPALVLDDLPDGVLVIAGDGSITDLNPAAERLLGRPRTELVGIPLRRALPLQDTSGRRWWDVLREAGRWPAGVDADGHPERLLLLPGGAELLVTARFRRDGSGALQRAVLALRTPDERRRAETDTTSLIATVAHELRSPLTSVKQFTASLLRRWDRFTDEQKRLMLSTVQADAERVSRLVGDLLDVARVDAGRLTVHRRPMDLAGLVREHVDRLRTAGYDDERFVLTVAGDLPELWADPDRMAQVVTNLVDNAVRHGAGTVAVDVSAQDGSLVLTVDDSGEGVPAENRPYVFSKFWHGGARSGTGLGLYVTRGLVEAHGGDIDVDSAPSGGARFTVRLPGGEPAAPGD from the coding sequence GTGCCCGAGGCGAGGGGGAGCGCCGAGGCCGCGTCGTCGGCCGTCCCCGTCGTGCTGCCCGCCCTGGTGCTCGACGACCTGCCCGACGGCGTGCTGGTCATCGCCGGCGACGGTTCCATCACCGACCTGAACCCGGCCGCCGAGCGCCTCCTGGGCCGCCCGCGCACCGAGCTCGTCGGGATCCCGCTGCGGCGGGCCCTGCCCCTGCAGGACACCTCCGGCCGCCGCTGGTGGGACGTGCTGCGCGAGGCGGGCCGCTGGCCCGCCGGGGTCGACGCCGACGGTCACCCCGAACGGCTGCTGCTGCTGCCCGGCGGCGCCGAGCTGCTCGTGACGGCGAGGTTCCGCCGCGACGGGAGCGGGGCCCTGCAGCGCGCCGTCCTCGCCCTGCGCACCCCCGACGAGCGCCGGCGCGCCGAGACCGACACCACGAGCCTGATCGCCACCGTCGCCCACGAGCTGCGCTCGCCCCTGACGTCGGTCAAGCAGTTCACCGCGAGCCTGCTGCGCCGGTGGGACCGCTTCACCGACGAGCAGAAGCGCCTCATGCTCTCGACCGTCCAGGCCGACGCCGAGCGCGTCAGCCGGCTGGTCGGGGACCTGCTCGACGTGGCCCGGGTCGACGCCGGGCGGCTGACCGTCCACCGCCGCCCCATGGACCTCGCGGGCCTGGTCCGCGAGCACGTCGACCGCCTGCGGACGGCCGGGTACGACGACGAGCGGTTCGTCCTCACGGTGGCCGGGGACCTGCCCGAGCTGTGGGCCGACCCCGACCGGATGGCCCAGGTCGTCACCAACCTCGTCGACAACGCCGTCCGGCACGGGGCCGGGACGGTCGCGGTGGACGTCAGCGCCCAGGACGGTTCCCTCGTCCTGACGGTCGACGACAGCGGCGAGGGCGTGCCCGCCGAGAACCGCCCCTACGTCTTCTCCAAGTTCTGGCACGGCGGGGCGCGCAGCGGGACGGGCCTGGGCCTGTACGTCACCCGCGGCCTCGTCGAGGCGCACGGCGGGGACATCGACGTCGACTCCGCCCCCTCCGGCGGGGCCCGGTTCACGGTCCGCCTGCCGGGCGGGGAACCGGCGGCACCGGGGGACTGA
- a CDS encoding TrmH family RNA methyltransferase, with amino-acid sequence MPHDALPVLSNPRAERVRAVRALTGRSARQRHGRFLAEGPQAVREAVAAGAALELYATAEAAARHPGIVAGAPKAWTVTDEVLAAMTDTVTPQGLVAVCPTTTAGLEEVLAVQPRLVAVLDRVRDPGNAGTVLRAADAAGADAVVLTSSSVDVFNPKCVRSTAGSLFHLPVVVGVPLEDAVTALQRSGCTVLAADGEGELDLDDLADEAARGTAGRIDLRRRTAWVFGNEAAGLDERGRSLADAVVRVPLHGRAESLNLATAAVVCLYASARAHRAGPG; translated from the coding sequence GTGCCCCACGACGCCCTCCCCGTCCTCTCGAACCCTCGAGCGGAGCGGGTGCGGGCCGTCCGGGCGCTGACCGGGCGTTCCGCGCGTCAGCGCCACGGCCGGTTCCTCGCCGAGGGTCCGCAGGCCGTGCGCGAGGCCGTGGCCGCCGGCGCCGCCCTCGAGCTGTACGCCACCGCCGAGGCGGCCGCGCGCCACCCCGGCATCGTCGCCGGGGCCCCGAAGGCGTGGACCGTCACCGACGAGGTCCTGGCCGCCATGACCGACACCGTCACCCCGCAGGGGCTGGTCGCGGTGTGCCCCACCACGACGGCCGGCCTCGAGGAGGTCCTGGCGGTGCAGCCGCGGCTGGTCGCGGTCCTGGACAGGGTCCGCGACCCCGGCAACGCGGGCACCGTCCTGCGCGCGGCCGACGCCGCCGGGGCCGACGCCGTGGTGCTTACCTCCAGCAGCGTCGACGTCTTCAACCCCAAGTGCGTCCGCTCCACCGCCGGCAGCCTCTTCCACCTGCCCGTCGTCGTGGGCGTCCCGCTGGAGGACGCCGTGACGGCGCTGCAGCGCAGCGGGTGCACCGTCCTGGCCGCCGACGGGGAGGGCGAGCTCGACCTCGACGACCTCGCCGACGAGGCCGCCCGCGGCACGGCCGGGCGGATCGACCTGCGCCGCCGCACCGCGTGGGTCTTCGGCAACGAGGCCGCGGGCCTGGACGAGCGGGGCCGGTCGCTGGCCGACGCCGTCGTCCGCGTTCCCCTGCACGGGCGGGCCGAGAGCCTGAACCTGGCCACGGCCGCCGTCGTGTGCCTGTACGCCAGCGCCCGCGCGCACCGCGCCGGCCCCGGCTGA